Proteins from one Sphingopyxis terrae subsp. terrae NBRC 15098 genomic window:
- a CDS encoding autotransporter outer membrane beta-barrel domain-containing protein gives MISNNSKSRLLATSAIAGLSILQLGAAAHAQEQTPAFGVHVDQPGTVEINVGEDEEIVGNDIGIYADNGTVIVDNAGTIRGNGFSPAGLNSRPAGGIVIAQPGASITNGGTISGAANGIATSYFFSEDENGDNLPPAALAADTVVVNSGLISGEGGAGVSLVGGGSVTNDGTIRGANGAPGSGINGIGVAIAEFPDRIAEGVAGVGSIVNNSDGVIEGQTFGVVLSGGGTIENSGIIRTTGQFNPAIPGAQTPIAIVMGATPAQEGRSATLTNTGLVQGFLGIVATGSLETVTIENSGTINGQVLGILGSSAGALVIDNTEDGQILAGGNAVTAGTSTLTLTNVGLIQSQSQIGVNIQSADAVINNSGTISGKTFGITTNALQTAPGVSVHDAVNTAVTNSGLIRGETDDGVRLIGGGSVTNSGTIEGVASTPSTLADGVSMFSFAGQDLSGVTAIGTIANSEDGTIRGDRFGAIISGGGVVENEGLINGNTGGLYIQTNTVEETGKTASVTNSGTISGGNAITFGGNLESSELVNSGSLVGTTGYAVANGSYGRLSIVNSEDGVIEGATIGVHDDEGGIDLVNAGTIRGNGNYDGFDASPHAGVTLAGAPSTIDNSGTISGAGAGITTAYYFNPETGQLEGRAIDTEIVNSGTIAGESNDGVRLIGGGSVTNSGTISGAGRVDADGVSMYGYADQANEDYAASVTNQDGGSIAGQRFGIILSGGGSVDNAGEIVGVVGGMFIQGTALNSAPGEDRSGLTASVVNSGLIHGTGDLGGSGGDGYGVGFGSDMSSATLENSGTILSDFGAAVSQGSRADAIVTNLEGGTIEGATSGIYSNATGTLAVDNAGTIRGNGSYDGFAAAPDAGITITTAASSVKNSGTISGAGAGITTAYQFDDDIGDLVGIAIGTTVENSGTISGESNDGVRLIGGGTVTNSGTITGAGASFADGVSMYAYDGQDGESFAANVVNSASGTIGGDRFGIILSGGGTVDNAGTITGTTGGVLIQSDLADTPGLLGNFINSGTITSTDGAPIIAHVQSNVTNAGTLSGGNGVAIQLDAYDDVVTLNTGSAVDGLIDAGAGEDNLVLDGDILELTEAQQLTAVSGFEALTVAAGYWSTSGMVGEFGNVVIDEGAALQVNEVVGEDGAESPILTPAVTTNGLLVLNFGDDETVSNLDELTISGSGKLQLIGDAVFTVDTDTVAHTGGTIVSNGGLVLTGLLQGDVKTEGDGFFELGAGGTEGSFAGDIVNDGRFVFNRSDDYDFLGAFSGSGTLDKLGDGTLTFMGDYGFQGVTNIFGGAVRIGGTIDPGTDFNLGEGGSLDITGKDQTIGGLAGESGAQVVLGDNQLTVDQDDNSEFAGTISGSGGFVKSGDGTLNLSGDSDYTGPTTVDGGKLAVNGSIVSDVTVNAGGALGGNGSVGTTTINGDGKLTPGNSIGRLTVNGDLNFAAGSVYEVEVNAAGAGDRVDATGLVTIDSDASVAVLAEDGDYNGRTDYVILTGAGGIDGTFGSVTSDLAFLDPLLRYGANSVTLSLYRNDVDFADVAIGFNQASVAAAVQSRGIDDPLFEAVVNQNAAGAQAAFGDLSGEILASTLSGLTDDSRHLRNALYSMSGPAEAGLFLWGSAFGGWGDFDAKGGRFGMDTDHKGFVTGFGYGGNGFAAAISAGIGDSDFRLGGRNDHAQADSKYLAAHVSYGTGEGARAAAGLAYGWHDIDTSRSISVATLAQTLTSKRDADTMQIFGELGYDVRMGNLALTPFFRLAHVRTKSDAFAEAGGNAALSIAAAKQETTFVSLGGRARFNIGEGFQPYVSAAWNRASGDRGAPVAAAFTTGGGSFALIGTPIPKNSAEIEAGFDYSAGNFRIGAAYSGTLAGDRNTHGARVTARIAF, from the coding sequence ATGATATCGAATAATTCAAAATCGCGCCTGCTCGCGACGAGCGCGATCGCCGGACTTTCGATCCTGCAACTGGGCGCTGCCGCCCATGCGCAGGAACAGACCCCCGCTTTCGGCGTACATGTGGACCAACCCGGGACGGTCGAGATCAATGTCGGCGAGGACGAGGAAATCGTTGGTAACGACATCGGTATCTACGCGGATAATGGCACAGTCATCGTCGACAATGCCGGGACGATCCGCGGCAACGGCTTTTCGCCTGCGGGGCTGAACAGCCGGCCAGCCGGTGGCATCGTCATCGCGCAGCCGGGGGCGTCGATCACCAACGGCGGGACGATCAGCGGTGCGGCAAACGGGATCGCCACGTCCTATTTCTTCAGCGAGGATGAAAATGGCGACAATCTGCCGCCGGCGGCGCTCGCCGCCGACACGGTCGTCGTCAACAGCGGTCTGATTAGCGGGGAAGGCGGAGCGGGCGTGTCGCTCGTCGGCGGCGGCAGCGTCACCAACGATGGCACCATCCGCGGCGCCAATGGCGCGCCGGGCAGCGGGATCAACGGCATCGGCGTCGCGATCGCCGAATTTCCCGACCGGATCGCCGAGGGGGTTGCGGGCGTCGGATCGATCGTCAACAACAGCGACGGCGTGATCGAGGGGCAGACGTTCGGGGTGGTCCTGTCGGGCGGCGGAACGATCGAAAACAGCGGCATCATCCGCACCACGGGGCAGTTTAATCCGGCCATTCCGGGTGCCCAGACGCCGATCGCCATCGTGATGGGAGCGACGCCGGCCCAGGAAGGCCGCAGCGCGACGTTGACCAACACGGGTCTGGTGCAGGGTTTCCTTGGCATCGTCGCGACGGGGTCGCTCGAAACCGTAACGATCGAAAACAGCGGCACCATCAACGGACAGGTACTGGGTATCCTGGGCTCATCGGCCGGGGCGCTTGTCATCGACAATACCGAGGACGGCCAGATTCTGGCCGGGGGCAATGCGGTTACGGCCGGAACCAGTACGCTGACCCTCACCAACGTCGGGCTGATCCAGAGCCAGAGCCAGATCGGCGTCAACATCCAGAGCGCCGATGCCGTCATCAACAACAGCGGCACGATCAGCGGCAAGACCTTTGGAATTACGACGAACGCGCTTCAGACCGCGCCGGGCGTGTCGGTGCATGATGCCGTCAATACCGCGGTAACCAACAGCGGGCTTATCCGCGGCGAGACCGACGATGGTGTCCGCCTGATCGGTGGCGGCAGCGTCACCAACAGCGGCACGATCGAAGGCGTCGCCAGCACGCCCTCGACGCTCGCCGACGGCGTGTCGATGTTCAGTTTTGCCGGGCAGGATCTGTCGGGGGTCACGGCCATCGGTACGATCGCGAATAGCGAGGACGGCACGATCCGGGGCGATCGCTTCGGCGCGATCATTTCGGGCGGGGGCGTCGTCGAGAATGAAGGGCTGATCAACGGCAATACGGGCGGCCTCTATATTCAGACTAATACCGTGGAGGAAACGGGCAAAACCGCGTCGGTGACGAACAGCGGGACGATTTCGGGTGGCAATGCCATCACCTTCGGCGGCAACCTCGAATCGTCCGAACTCGTTAACAGCGGCAGTCTCGTGGGGACGACGGGTTATGCTGTCGCCAACGGCTCGTACGGCCGCCTCTCGATAGTCAATTCCGAAGACGGAGTGATCGAGGGTGCAACGATCGGCGTCCACGACGACGAAGGAGGCATTGATCTGGTCAACGCGGGTACGATCCGCGGCAATGGCAATTACGACGGCTTCGACGCGTCGCCCCATGCCGGCGTCACCCTCGCGGGGGCTCCATCGACGATCGACAACAGCGGCACCATCTCGGGCGCCGGCGCCGGTATCACCACGGCCTATTATTTCAACCCCGAAACCGGACAGCTTGAGGGTCGCGCGATCGATACCGAGATCGTCAACAGCGGCACGATCGCAGGCGAGAGCAACGACGGCGTCCGCCTGATCGGCGGCGGCAGCGTGACCAATTCGGGCACGATCAGCGGCGCCGGCCGCGTCGACGCCGACGGCGTCTCGATGTATGGCTATGCCGACCAGGCGAACGAGGATTATGCGGCTAGCGTGACCAATCAGGACGGCGGCTCGATCGCCGGGCAGCGCTTCGGCATCATCCTGTCGGGCGGCGGTTCGGTCGATAACGCGGGCGAGATCGTCGGCGTCGTCGGCGGCATGTTCATCCAGGGGACCGCACTCAACAGCGCGCCGGGCGAGGATCGCAGCGGGCTGACGGCCAGCGTCGTCAACAGCGGGCTGATCCACGGCACGGGAGACCTGGGCGGCAGCGGCGGCGACGGCTATGGCGTGGGCTTTGGCAGCGACATGTCGAGCGCCACGCTCGAAAACAGCGGCACGATCCTCAGCGACTTCGGTGCCGCGGTTTCGCAAGGATCGCGTGCCGACGCCATCGTTACCAATCTGGAAGGCGGAACGATCGAGGGCGCGACGTCGGGCATCTATTCCAATGCGACCGGGACGCTCGCGGTGGACAATGCCGGGACGATCCGCGGCAACGGCAGCTACGACGGCTTCGCCGCCGCGCCCGACGCCGGGATCACGATCACGACCGCAGCGTCGAGCGTGAAGAACAGCGGCACCATCTCGGGCGCGGGCGCAGGGATCACCACCGCCTATCAATTCGATGACGATATTGGCGATCTGGTCGGCATCGCGATCGGAACCACGGTCGAGAACAGCGGCACGATCAGCGGCGAATCGAACGATGGCGTCCGTCTGATCGGCGGCGGCACCGTAACCAACAGCGGCACCATTACCGGTGCGGGGGCTTCCTTTGCCGATGGCGTGTCGATGTACGCCTATGACGGACAGGATGGCGAGAGCTTTGCGGCCAATGTCGTCAACAGCGCGAGCGGAACGATCGGTGGCGACCGGTTCGGTATCATCCTGTCGGGCGGCGGCACCGTCGACAATGCGGGCACGATCACCGGCACCACCGGCGGCGTCCTCATTCAGAGCGACCTTGCCGATACGCCCGGCCTGCTCGGCAATTTCATCAACAGCGGGACGATCACCAGCACCGATGGCGCGCCGATCATTGCCCATGTCCAGTCGAACGTCACCAATGCGGGCACGCTGAGCGGCGGAAATGGCGTCGCAATCCAGCTCGATGCGTATGACGATGTGGTGACGCTGAACACCGGGAGCGCCGTCGATGGCCTGATCGATGCCGGGGCGGGCGAAGACAATCTGGTGCTCGATGGCGACATCCTTGAACTGACCGAGGCGCAGCAACTGACTGCGGTATCGGGTTTTGAAGCGCTGACGGTCGCCGCGGGCTATTGGTCGACCAGCGGCATGGTCGGCGAATTCGGCAACGTCGTGATCGATGAAGGCGCTGCGTTGCAGGTCAATGAAGTGGTTGGCGAAGACGGCGCGGAATCGCCCATCCTTACCCCGGCGGTGACGACCAACGGCTTGCTCGTGCTCAACTTCGGCGACGATGAGACCGTCTCGAACCTTGACGAACTGACGATCAGCGGCAGCGGCAAGCTGCAGTTGATCGGCGATGCGGTCTTTACCGTCGATACCGATACGGTGGCGCACACCGGCGGGACGATCGTGTCGAACGGCGGCCTTGTCCTCACCGGCCTGCTTCAGGGCGATGTGAAGACCGAGGGCGACGGCTTTTTCGAACTCGGCGCGGGCGGCACCGAAGGCAGCTTCGCCGGCGACATCGTCAACGACGGGCGTTTCGTTTTCAACCGTTCGGACGACTACGACTTCCTCGGCGCCTTTTCGGGTAGCGGTACGCTCGACAAGCTGGGTGATGGCACGCTGACCTTCATGGGTGACTATGGCTTCCAGGGCGTGACCAACATCTTCGGAGGCGCGGTGCGGATCGGCGGGACGATCGACCCCGGTACCGACTTCAATCTGGGTGAAGGCGGGTCGCTCGACATCACCGGAAAGGACCAGACGATCGGCGGCCTTGCTGGCGAGAGCGGCGCCCAAGTCGTACTCGGCGACAATCAACTGACCGTCGATCAGGACGACAACAGCGAATTTGCCGGCACCATTTCGGGAAGCGGCGGCTTCGTCAAATCGGGCGACGGCACGCTCAACCTGTCGGGCGACAGCGATTATACCGGCCCGACGACCGTCGATGGCGGCAAGCTTGCCGTCAACGGTTCGATCGTCTCCGACGTCACCGTCAATGCGGGCGGCGCGCTGGGCGGCAACGGCAGCGTCGGCACGACGACGATCAATGGCGACGGCAAGTTGACGCCGGGCAATTCGATCGGGCGCCTTACCGTCAACGGCGATCTCAATTTCGCAGCCGGTTCGGTCTATGAGGTGGAGGTCAATGCCGCGGGTGCGGGTGACCGCGTCGATGCGACGGGCCTCGTCACCATCGACAGCGATGCGAGCGTGGCCGTGCTTGCAGAGGACGGCGACTATAACGGCCGCACCGACTATGTGATCCTGACGGGTGCGGGCGGGATCGACGGCACCTTCGGTTCGGTGACCAGCGACCTGGCCTTCCTCGATCCGCTGCTGCGTTACGGCGCCAATTCGGTGACGCTGTCGCTCTATCGAAACGACGTCGATTTCGCCGACGTGGCGATCGGCTTCAACCAGGCCAGCGTTGCCGCGGCGGTCCAGTCGCGCGGCATCGACGATCCGCTGTTCGAAGCGGTGGTCAACCAGAATGCCGCCGGCGCGCAGGCCGCCTTTGGTGATCTCTCAGGTGAAATTCTTGCCAGCACGCTCAGCGGGCTGACCGACGATAGCCGGCACCTGCGCAATGCGTTGTACAGCATGTCGGGTCCGGCCGAGGCCGGCCTCTTCCTCTGGGGTTCGGCCTTCGGCGGCTGGGGCGATTTCGATGCCAAGGGTGGACGCTTTGGCATGGATACCGACCACAAGGGCTTCGTTACCGGCTTCGGCTATGGCGGCAACGGCTTCGCGGCGGCAATCTCAGCAGGGATCGGCGACAGCGATTTCCGTCTCGGCGGCCGCAACGACCATGCACAGGCGGACAGCAAATATCTGGCCGCGCATGTCAGCTATGGCACGGGTGAGGGCGCTCGCGCCGCCGCCGGCCTTGCCTATGGTTGGCACGATATCGACACCAGTCGTTCGATCAGCGTCGCGACGCTGGCGCAGACGCTGACGTCGAAGCGCGATGCGGACACGATGCAGATCTTCGGCGAACTTGGTTATGACGTGCGGATGGGCAACCTTGCACTGACGCCCTTCTTCCGTCTCGCCCATGTCCGCACCAAGAGCGACGCCTTTGCCGAAGCCGGCGGCAATGCCGCGCTTTCGATCGCGGCGGCGAAGCAGGAAACGACCTTCGTCAGCCTGGGCGGCCGCGCACGGTTCAACATCGGTGAGGGCTTCCAGCCCTATGTGTCGGCCGCGTGGAACCGGGCTTCGGGCGACCGCGGTGCGCCGGTGGCCGCGGCCTTCACCACCGGGGGCGGCAGCTTCGCCCTGATCGGCACGCCGATCCCGAAGAATTCGGCCGAGATCGAAGCGGGCTTCGATTACAGCGCGGGCAATTTCCGGATCGGCGCCGCCTATAGCGGCACGCTGGCCGGCGATCGCAACACCCATGGCGCACGCGTGACCGCGCGGATCGCCTTCTGA
- a CDS encoding fimbria/pilus outer membrane usher protein, which yields MPQRPGTAQPTPAPAPAPSPPPTSIPLPGTPTPAPTPTEPDLGMPQVPMGPYGRPDINPYDRDIEMTVPLTFLSRSLGDIPMRLTADDRFQLDTETFLKLLKPILNDEAHAKLAAHLAGKTQFGPDDLAETGVALTYDPSTLAVVVVQVSADQRSTVDLFAPPKEDMDDISLQPAGFSAYLNLNLIQSYLWEGSNNTDPPTINFDGAMRVGDFVFEGDAQIGQQISLSGGDSYKFHRNYARLVYDQPEDYRRWFIGDLDPEIRGQQAYVQMGGVGVLRQQRRFNAFRSAILQANRQLILQRESTVRFLRNGSLYRELRLQPGRYDFSSLPLVAGSNDIQIQVTDNTGAVQDLSYQQYLDPIDLDPGDYEYGAFLGPTSRNFGYAPDYKGPVAFTGFFRKAFVNAPAIGVGLQASKDVQTLTGQTQFVLGNGGRLLLDAAGSHSKDVGTGFAAGVSYEHFFDRGGLSDSMTLRVDYTSPHFATLGNLLGINTTSVTASAQYTHQFSQKFLTTSTASYIKGRGTLGDSYRIGTTGYYRFDREWTFRAGVEYAKYPASFSRNNGFSVVAGLVFQPDYRRRAEARYESRDNLAELSYNQSGLNQLNSIGFGGVLTRQDNSAQAAGYATYTANRFDAAISHAAFGPNISNFANVNVTTLRVGTTLAYADGMFGIGRRINDSFMLLKVHENLGKRDVVVGQSLAQNDYIARSGSLGAAVHNFLGSYTTQSVQYDVQDPPPGYDTGPGVFRVHPPYKSGYAARIGTDAFASAIGTLMLTPEKPVSLVGGRVTLLDVKEGDNPQPTPFFTNSVGRFAVSNLLPGRRYLVETYGPNGTVDRAFEFTVPADTTGLVNLGTVKSGSFK from the coding sequence TTGCCCCAGCGGCCGGGGACAGCTCAACCGACGCCTGCGCCGGCACCAGCGCCGAGCCCGCCGCCGACCAGCATCCCGCTGCCCGGCACGCCGACGCCTGCCCCGACGCCGACCGAGCCCGATCTCGGAATGCCGCAGGTGCCGATGGGCCCCTACGGCCGGCCCGACATCAATCCCTACGACCGCGACATCGAAATGACGGTGCCGCTGACCTTTCTCAGCCGCAGCCTCGGCGACATTCCGATGCGGCTGACCGCAGACGACCGCTTCCAGCTCGACACTGAAACCTTTCTCAAGCTGCTGAAACCCATCCTCAATGACGAGGCGCACGCCAAGCTGGCCGCGCATCTGGCGGGCAAGACGCAATTCGGCCCCGACGACCTTGCCGAAACCGGCGTCGCGCTGACTTATGACCCCAGCACGCTCGCGGTGGTGGTCGTTCAGGTATCGGCAGATCAGCGATCGACGGTTGACCTCTTCGCGCCGCCCAAGGAGGATATGGACGATATCTCGCTGCAACCGGCGGGATTTTCGGCCTATCTCAACCTCAACCTCATCCAGTCCTACCTCTGGGAAGGCAGCAACAACACCGATCCGCCGACGATCAATTTCGACGGTGCGATGCGCGTCGGTGACTTCGTCTTCGAAGGCGATGCGCAGATCGGCCAGCAGATCAGCCTGTCGGGGGGCGACAGCTATAAATTCCACCGCAACTATGCGCGCCTCGTCTACGACCAGCCCGAGGATTATCGCCGCTGGTTCATCGGCGATCTCGACCCCGAAATTCGCGGGCAACAGGCCTATGTCCAGATGGGCGGCGTCGGCGTGCTGCGTCAGCAGCGGCGCTTCAACGCCTTTCGCTCGGCGATTCTCCAGGCCAACCGCCAACTGATCCTGCAGCGCGAATCGACCGTCCGCTTCCTGCGCAACGGCTCGCTCTATCGCGAATTGCGCTTGCAGCCGGGCCGCTATGACTTCAGCTCGCTGCCGCTCGTCGCGGGCAGCAACGACATCCAGATCCAGGTCACCGATAATACGGGCGCGGTCCAGGATCTGTCGTATCAGCAATATCTCGACCCGATCGACCTCGACCCGGGCGATTATGAATATGGCGCCTTCCTGGGGCCGACGAGCAGAAACTTCGGCTATGCCCCCGATTATAAGGGTCCGGTCGCCTTTACCGGCTTTTTCCGCAAAGCGTTCGTCAACGCCCCCGCCATCGGCGTCGGCCTGCAGGCGAGCAAGGATGTCCAGACGCTGACCGGCCAGACGCAGTTCGTGCTCGGCAACGGTGGCCGCCTGCTGCTCGATGCGGCGGGCAGCCATTCGAAGGATGTCGGCACCGGCTTTGCCGCGGGCGTCAGCTACGAACATTTCTTCGATCGCGGCGGTTTGTCCGACAGCATGACGCTGCGCGTCGATTACACGTCGCCGCATTTCGCAACGCTCGGCAACCTCCTTGGCATCAACACGACTTCGGTGACCGCGTCGGCGCAATATACGCACCAGTTCAGCCAGAAATTCCTGACGACCTCAACCGCATCCTACATCAAGGGGCGCGGCACATTGGGCGACAGCTATCGCATCGGCACCACTGGCTATTACCGATTCGATCGCGAATGGACGTTCCGCGCAGGCGTTGAATATGCGAAATATCCGGCCTCCTTTTCGCGCAACAATGGCTTCAGTGTCGTCGCCGGCCTGGTCTTCCAGCCCGATTATCGCCGCCGCGCCGAAGCGCGCTACGAAAGCCGCGACAATCTGGCCGAGCTTTCCTACAACCAGAGCGGCCTCAACCAGCTCAATAGCATCGGCTTCGGCGGCGTCCTGACGCGCCAGGACAATTCCGCGCAGGCCGCCGGCTATGCGACCTATACGGCCAACCGCTTCGACGCCGCGATCAGCCACGCCGCCTTCGGCCCGAACATTTCGAACTTCGCCAACGTCAATGTGACGACGCTGCGCGTCGGCACGACGCTGGCCTATGCCGACGGCATGTTCGGCATCGGGCGCCGCATCAACGACAGCTTCATGCTGCTCAAGGTGCATGAAAATCTGGGCAAGCGCGACGTGGTCGTCGGCCAGTCGCTCGCGCAGAACGACTATATCGCGCGGAGCGGTTCGCTCGGTGCGGCGGTGCATAATTTCCTCGGCTCCTACACCACCCAGTCGGTGCAGTATGACGTCCAGGACCCGCCGCCGGGATATGACACCGGCCCGGGCGTGTTCCGCGTCCATCCGCCTTACAAAAGCGGCTATGCTGCGCGCATCGGCACCGACGCCTTTGCGAGCGCGATCGGCACGCTGATGCTCACCCCCGAAAAGCCGGTGTCGCTGGTCGGCGGGCGCGTCACGCTGCTCGACGTCAAGGAAGGCGACAATCCGCAGCCGACGCCCTTCTTCACCAACTCGGTCGGGCGCTTTGCGGTATCGAACCTGCTGCCCGGCCGCCGCTATCTTGTCGAAACCTATGGCCCCAACGGCACGGTCGACAGGGCATTCGAATTTACCGTTCCGGCCGATACGACCGGTCTCGTCAATCTCGGTACCGTGAAGTCGGGCTCGTTCAAATAG
- a CDS encoding fimbrial biogenesis chaperone gives MAILSVLKRQSKALLAAIAALFILVPAAYAMRVSPMVVEMESNGSNTVARVEVQNINAGKLAFQTRVFRMEIDKDGKITETPADDKFLVFPPQGALPPGGRQVIRLQWVGDPEIPTSQAYYVSVEQLPVPFEPGSKDAASAQVQVLYTMRALVVVAPPGAKPDVKAASAHQVNYQPPALPGATEQPPLQDGVAVTLRNDGRRHAMMANFSWHLEGTDREGKFLRVDVSPEELARVVGTGYVPAQGERTFNLPVPGFGPGPIKLTFAK, from the coding sequence ATGGCTATCTTGTCCGTGCTGAAGCGCCAGTCGAAGGCGCTGCTGGCGGCGATTGCCGCGCTGTTCATTCTTGTCCCCGCGGCATACGCCATGCGCGTTTCGCCGATGGTCGTCGAAATGGAATCGAACGGCAGCAACACCGTCGCCCGTGTCGAAGTCCAGAATATCAACGCCGGCAAGCTCGCTTTCCAGACGCGCGTCTTTCGCATGGAAATCGACAAGGACGGCAAGATTACCGAAACGCCGGCCGACGACAAATTCCTTGTCTTCCCGCCGCAGGGCGCGCTGCCCCCCGGCGGACGCCAGGTGATCCGCCTGCAATGGGTAGGCGACCCCGAAATTCCGACGTCGCAGGCTTATTATGTCTCCGTCGAACAGCTTCCCGTGCCGTTCGAGCCCGGGAGCAAGGACGCTGCCTCTGCGCAGGTGCAGGTGCTCTATACGATGCGCGCACTCGTCGTTGTCGCCCCGCCGGGTGCCAAGCCTGACGTCAAGGCAGCATCGGCGCACCAGGTCAATTACCAGCCGCCCGCGCTGCCCGGCGCGACCGAACAACCGCCGCTGCAGGACGGGGTCGCGGTAACGCTGCGCAACGACGGCCGCCGCCATGCAATGATGGCAAATTTTTCTTGGCACCTCGAGGGCACCGACCGCGAAGGCAAATTCCTGCGCGTCGATGTATCGCCCGAAGAATTGGCGCGCGTCGTCGGCACCGGCTATGTCCCGGCGCAGGGTGAGCGCACCTTCAACCTGCCGGTCCCGGGCTTCGGCCCCGGCCCGATCAAGCTGACCTTCGCGAAATGA